In one window of Streptomyces sp. NBC_01224 DNA:
- a CDS encoding MmcQ/YjbR family DNA-binding protein, translating into MTPQQLRAFCLEFNASVEEFPFGPEASVFKVLGKMFALTALDARPLTVNLKCDPDEAVRLREEYDAVVPGWHMNKRHWNTVTVSGVPDRVLRELIEDSYDLVVAGLPKAQRLRLDRA; encoded by the coding sequence GTGACTCCGCAGCAGCTGAGGGCGTTCTGCCTGGAGTTCAACGCCAGCGTCGAGGAGTTCCCGTTCGGGCCGGAGGCGTCCGTCTTCAAGGTGCTCGGCAAGATGTTCGCCCTCACCGCGCTGGATGCGCGACCGCTGACGGTGAACCTCAAGTGCGATCCGGACGAGGCGGTGCGGCTGCGGGAGGAGTACGACGCGGTGGTGCCGGGCTGGCACATGAACAAGCGGCACTGGAACACGGTGACGGTGTCCGGGGTGCCGGACCGGGTGCTCCGTGAGCTGATCGAGGACTCCTACGACCTGGTGGTGGCGGGGCTGCCGAAGGCGCAACGGCTGCGGCTGGACCGGGCGTAG
- a CDS encoding M4 family metallopeptidase — protein MQPQSQHGFHPVFCTIVPPHVLDKLSQSDNPDLAGPARRTLESDAARRTRRQMATVVTVPVAPATGGQASDKPDRTLYDCRHRTQLPGTEVRAEGQEPTKDASVNRAYAGLGATFELLLKVYGRRSIDGNGLPLIGSVHYDEKYNNAFFDGEQMVFGDGDGEIFLDFTVAIDVIAHELAHGLTQHTANLSYYGQSGALNESVSDVFGSLVKQYSLGQSADQADWLIGAGLLAPRVQGDALRSMKAPGTAYDDDVLGKDPQPASMEDYIHTSEDNGGVHLNSGIPNRAFYLLATALGGNAWERAGQLWFDVLTGGQLAVDADFASFARLTVAAARSRFGEGDEAEAVLKAWSEVGVPTT, from the coding sequence ATGCAGCCTCAGTCTCAGCACGGGTTCCATCCCGTCTTCTGCACCATCGTGCCGCCCCATGTCCTCGACAAGCTGTCGCAGTCCGACAACCCCGATCTCGCGGGCCCCGCCCGCCGCACCTTGGAGAGCGACGCCGCCCGCCGCACCCGCCGCCAGATGGCAACGGTCGTCACCGTGCCTGTCGCCCCCGCGACCGGGGGGCAGGCGTCCGACAAGCCCGACCGGACGCTGTACGACTGCCGTCACCGCACCCAACTGCCCGGCACCGAGGTCCGCGCCGAGGGCCAGGAGCCGACGAAGGACGCAAGCGTCAACCGCGCGTACGCGGGACTCGGCGCCACTTTCGAACTGCTGCTCAAGGTGTACGGCCGCCGTTCGATCGACGGCAACGGGCTGCCGCTGATCGGCTCCGTGCACTACGACGAGAAGTACAACAACGCCTTCTTCGACGGCGAGCAGATGGTCTTCGGCGACGGGGACGGGGAGATCTTCCTGGACTTCACCGTCGCCATCGATGTGATCGCCCATGAGCTGGCACACGGCCTGACCCAGCACACCGCCAATCTGAGCTACTACGGCCAGTCCGGCGCACTCAACGAATCGGTGTCCGACGTCTTCGGCTCCCTGGTCAAGCAGTACTCGCTGGGCCAGAGCGCCGACCAGGCCGACTGGCTGATCGGCGCCGGGCTGCTGGCGCCCCGGGTCCAGGGCGACGCCCTGCGCTCGATGAAGGCGCCGGGAACCGCGTACGACGACGATGTACTCGGCAAGGACCCGCAGCCCGCGTCGATGGAGGACTACATCCACACCAGCGAGGACAACGGCGGAGTGCACCTCAACTCGGGCATTCCGAACCGCGCGTTCTATCTGCTGGCGACGGCACTCGGCGGCAATGCGTGGGAGCGGGCCGGGCAGCTCTGGTTCGATGTGCTCACAGGTGGTCAACTGGCCGTGGACGCGGACTTCGCGTCCTTCGCCCGGTTGACGGTGGCCGCGGCCCGCAGCCGCTTCGGGGAGGGCGACGAGGCGGAGGCGGTCCTGAAGGCATGGTCGGAGGTGGGCGTCCCGACCACGTAG
- the era gene encoding GTPase Era: protein MGAMSVRPDTEAAAQQAANNAPHRAGFACFVGRPNAGKSTLTNALVGQKVAITSNRPQTTRHTVRGIVHREDAQLILVDTPGLHKPRTLLGERLNDVVRTTWAEVDVIGFCLPADQKLGPGDKYIVKELAGIKKTPKIAIITKTDLVDSKQLAEQLLAVSRLGEELGFEWAEIIPVSAVKDKQVDLLADLIAPLLPESPPLYPEGDLTDEPEMVMVAELIREAALEGVRDELPHSIAVVVEEMLPREDRPADKPLLDIHANVYIERPSQKGIIIGPKGKRLKDVGTKSRKHIEALLGTPVFLDLHVKVAKDWQRDPKQLRKLGF, encoded by the coding sequence ATGGGCGCCATGAGCGTTCGACCTGACACAGAAGCCGCTGCACAGCAGGCTGCGAACAACGCCCCCCACCGGGCCGGCTTCGCCTGCTTCGTGGGCCGCCCCAACGCGGGCAAGTCCACCCTCACGAACGCTCTGGTCGGCCAGAAGGTGGCGATCACCTCCAACCGGCCCCAGACCACCCGGCACACCGTGCGCGGCATCGTGCACCGCGAGGACGCGCAGCTGATCCTCGTCGACACCCCCGGCCTCCACAAGCCGCGCACGCTGCTGGGCGAGCGTCTCAACGACGTCGTACGGACCACCTGGGCCGAGGTCGACGTCATCGGCTTCTGCCTGCCCGCCGACCAGAAGCTCGGCCCCGGCGACAAGTACATCGTCAAGGAACTCGCGGGCATCAAGAAGACCCCGAAGATCGCCATCATCACCAAGACCGACCTGGTCGACTCCAAGCAGCTCGCCGAACAGCTGCTCGCCGTCTCCCGCCTCGGTGAGGAGCTCGGCTTCGAGTGGGCCGAGATCATTCCGGTCTCCGCGGTGAAGGACAAGCAGGTCGACCTGCTGGCGGATCTGATCGCCCCGCTGCTCCCGGAGAGCCCGCCGCTCTACCCGGAGGGCGACCTCACCGACGAGCCCGAGATGGTCATGGTCGCGGAGCTGATCCGCGAGGCCGCGCTCGAAGGCGTACGGGACGAGCTGCCGCACTCCATCGCGGTCGTCGTCGAGGAGATGCTGCCGCGCGAGGACCGCCCGGCGGACAAGCCGCTGCTCGACATCCACGCCAACGTCTACATCGAGCGCCCCAGCCAGAAGGGCATCATCATCGGCCCGAAGGGCAAGCGGCTGAAGGACGTCGGCACGAAGTCGCGCAAGCACATCGAGGCACTGCTCGGCACGCCGGTCTTCCTGGACCTGCATGTGAAGGTGGCCAAGGACTGGCAGCGCGATCCGAAGCAGCTGCGGAAGCTGGGGTTCTGA
- a CDS encoding protealysin inhibitor emfourin, giving the protein MRIQVSRTGGFAGIARHREVDTTGRADASEWEALAESALAAGHRTPPQGVPDGFRYRITVGDRTVHCADPRLTEAQRALISRVLKEGA; this is encoded by the coding sequence ATGCGGATTCAGGTCAGCAGGACCGGCGGCTTCGCCGGCATCGCACGCCATCGCGAGGTCGACACCACCGGACGGGCCGACGCCTCGGAGTGGGAGGCCCTGGCCGAATCAGCGCTCGCCGCGGGCCACCGCACTCCGCCCCAGGGCGTACCGGACGGCTTCCGCTATCGGATCACGGTCGGCGACCGGACGGTCCACTGCGCGGACCCGAGACTGACCGAAGCCCAGCGCGCACTGATCTCACGCGTCCTGAAGGAGGGCGCGTGA
- the leuA gene encoding 2-isopropylmalate synthase — translation MTAANPAQSPAENAVGRPTPITNATQLQKPSGMPIHKYGRYEAVEIPDRTWPDNRITVAPRWLSTDLRDGNQALIDPMSPARKREMFDLLVRMGYKEIEVGFPSSGETDFAFVRSIIEEGAIPEDVTISVLTQAREDLIERTVESIVGARRATVHLYNATAPTFRRVVFRGSKDDIKQIAVDGTRLVMEYAEKLLGPETIFGYQYSPEIFTDTELDFALEVCEAVCDVWQPEEGREIILNLPATVERSTPSTHADRFEWMSRNLSRREFVCLSVHPHNDRGTAVAAAELAIMAGADRIEGCLFGQGERTGNVDLVTLGMNLFSQGVDPQIDFSQIDEIRRTSEYCNQMEVHPRHPYAGDLVYTAFSGSHQDAIKKGFDAMEADAAAQGKTVDDIEWAVPYLPIDPKDVGRSYEAVIRVNSQSGKGGIAYVLKNDHKLDLPRRMQIEFSRIIQAKTDAEGGEVTPTQIWSAFQDEYLPNPDNAAAQWGRVQIRSGQTTTGSDGQDTITVEATVDGADTVLTGTGNGPISAFFEALQAIGIDARLLDYTEHTMSEGASSQAASYIECAIDGKVLWGIGIDANTTRASLKAVVSAVNRATR, via the coding sequence ATGACCGCCGCAAATCCCGCTCAGAGCCCGGCCGAGAACGCCGTCGGCCGCCCCACGCCGATCACCAACGCGACTCAGCTGCAGAAGCCGTCCGGGATGCCGATCCACAAGTACGGCCGCTACGAGGCCGTCGAGATCCCCGACCGCACCTGGCCGGACAACCGGATCACCGTCGCGCCCCGCTGGCTGTCCACCGATCTGCGCGACGGCAACCAGGCGCTGATCGACCCGATGTCGCCGGCCCGCAAGCGTGAGATGTTCGATCTGCTCGTGCGCATGGGCTACAAGGAGATCGAGGTCGGCTTCCCGTCCTCCGGCGAGACCGACTTCGCGTTCGTCCGCTCCATCATCGAAGAGGGTGCGATCCCCGAGGATGTGACGATCTCCGTACTGACGCAGGCCCGCGAGGACCTGATCGAGCGGACCGTCGAATCCATCGTCGGCGCCCGCCGCGCGACCGTGCACCTGTACAACGCGACGGCACCCACCTTCCGCCGGGTCGTCTTCCGCGGCTCGAAGGACGACATCAAACAGATCGCCGTGGACGGCACCCGGCTGGTCATGGAGTACGCGGAGAAGCTGCTGGGCCCGGAGACGATCTTCGGCTACCAGTACAGCCCCGAGATCTTCACCGACACCGAGCTGGACTTCGCCCTGGAGGTCTGCGAGGCGGTCTGTGACGTCTGGCAGCCGGAGGAGGGCCGCGAGATCATCCTCAACCTGCCCGCCACCGTGGAGCGTTCGACCCCGTCCACGCACGCGGACCGGTTCGAGTGGATGTCGCGCAACCTGTCGCGCCGCGAGTTCGTCTGTCTGTCCGTCCACCCGCACAACGACCGCGGCACCGCCGTCGCCGCCGCCGAACTGGCCATCATGGCCGGTGCGGACCGGATCGAGGGCTGCCTGTTCGGCCAGGGCGAGCGCACCGGCAACGTCGACCTGGTCACCCTGGGCATGAACCTGTTCTCGCAGGGTGTCGACCCGCAGATCGACTTCTCGCAGATCGACGAGATCCGCCGCACCAGTGAGTACTGCAACCAGATGGAGGTCCACCCGCGCCACCCCTACGCGGGCGACCTGGTCTACACCGCCTTCTCCGGCTCCCACCAGGACGCCATCAAGAAGGGCTTCGACGCCATGGAGGCCGACGCGGCCGCCCAGGGCAAGACGGTCGACGACATCGAGTGGGCGGTGCCGTACCTGCCGATCGACCCGAAGGACGTCGGCCGCTCGTACGAGGCCGTCATCCGGGTCAACTCGCAGTCCGGCAAGGGCGGAATCGCCTACGTCCTGAAGAACGACCACAAGCTGGACCTGCCGCGCCGGATGCAGATCGAGTTCTCCCGGATCATTCAGGCCAAGACCGATGCCGAGGGCGGCGAGGTCACGCCGACGCAGATCTGGTCGGCGTTCCAGGACGAGTACCTGCCGAACCCGGACAACGCTGCGGCTCAATGGGGTCGCGTACAGATCCGCTCCGGCCAGACCACGACCGGCTCCGACGGCCAGGACACCATCACCGTCGAGGCGACGGTGGACGGCGCGGACACCGTACTGACCGGGACCGGCAACGGCCCGATCTCCGCGTTCTTCGAAGCGCTGCAGGCCATCGGCATCGATGCCCGTCTGCTGGACTACACCGAGCACACCATGAGCGAGGGCGCCAGCTCCCAGGCCGCTTCGTACATCGAGTGCGCGATCGACGGAAAGGTCCTGTGGGGCATCGGCATCGACGCCAACACCACGCGTGCCTCGCTGAAGGCGGTCGTCTCCGCCGTCAACCGCGCCACCCGCTGA
- a CDS encoding cytidine deaminase, producing MTESTDLGPEDRKIVTLARSARARNGVPEGAAVRDETGRTYVAGTVQLESLKLSALQTAVAMAVASGATSLEAAAVVSEAQTPSDADRAAVRDLGGPDTPVLLAGPDGMLRVSVTAG from the coding sequence ATGACTGAGAGCACCGACCTCGGCCCCGAGGACCGCAAGATCGTCACGCTGGCGCGCAGCGCCCGCGCCCGCAACGGTGTCCCGGAGGGCGCGGCCGTACGGGACGAGACCGGACGTACGTACGTCGCGGGCACCGTGCAGCTGGAGTCGCTGAAGCTCAGCGCGCTGCAGACCGCCGTGGCGATGGCCGTGGCCAGCGGCGCCACCTCGCTGGAGGCGGCCGCGGTCGTCTCCGAGGCGCAGACCCCGTCGGACGCGGACCGCGCCGCGGTACGGGACCTGGGCGGCCCGGACACGCCGGTACTGCTCGCCGGCCCCGACGGCATGCTGCGGGTCAGCGTGACGGCGGGCTGA
- a CDS encoding WxL protein peptidoglycan domain-containing protein yields MRKLYVLLVAGALMLIGAPAAHAADNGSWSVYPATTQTGQRPYFYLSADPGATLDDQVTVTNKTDRPQTFRLYAADAYNTARDGGFAVRAQNEKQRSVGAWARTDRERVTVPPHGSVTVPVTITVPKDAEPGDHPGALVALDERIDPADAGAVAVGIQKAVGARIYLRINGPTMPALSVDDVEVEHTQPLVPGTGRSRAVISYTLHNRGNVTLNPKVALKAEGLFGRTLLARDLKKIPSELLPRQQVRLTEQWADAPQLEWGEIELTASARDTRESAAVSYFALPWLVAGVLLVIVGGGTGMWIRARRSRTRRA; encoded by the coding sequence GTGCGCAAGCTGTACGTACTCCTCGTGGCCGGCGCCCTCATGCTGATCGGAGCCCCTGCGGCCCACGCCGCGGACAACGGCAGCTGGTCGGTCTACCCGGCCACCACACAGACCGGTCAGCGCCCGTACTTCTACCTCTCCGCCGACCCCGGCGCCACGCTCGACGACCAGGTCACCGTCACCAACAAGACGGACCGGCCGCAGACCTTCCGGCTGTACGCGGCCGACGCCTACAACACCGCACGCGACGGCGGATTCGCCGTCCGCGCCCAGAACGAGAAACAGCGCTCGGTCGGCGCCTGGGCGAGGACCGACCGCGAACGGGTCACCGTGCCCCCGCACGGCTCGGTCACCGTCCCGGTCACCATCACCGTCCCGAAGGACGCCGAGCCGGGCGACCACCCCGGCGCACTCGTCGCCCTCGACGAACGCATCGACCCCGCCGACGCGGGAGCCGTCGCCGTCGGCATCCAGAAGGCGGTGGGTGCCCGGATCTATCTGCGGATCAACGGACCGACCATGCCCGCGCTCTCCGTCGACGACGTCGAGGTCGAGCACACCCAGCCGCTGGTCCCGGGCACCGGCAGGAGCCGGGCCGTCATCTCGTACACGCTCCACAACCGGGGCAATGTCACCCTCAACCCCAAGGTCGCTCTCAAGGCCGAGGGCCTCTTCGGCCGCACCCTGCTCGCCCGGGATCTCAAGAAGATCCCCTCCGAACTGCTGCCCCGCCAGCAGGTCAGGCTGACCGAACAGTGGGCCGACGCGCCCCAGCTGGAATGGGGCGAGATAGAACTGACCGCGAGCGCCCGCGACACCCGCGAGTCCGCCGCCGTCTCCTACTTCGCACTGCCCTGGCTGGTGGCCGGGGTCCTGCTGGTGATCGTCGGCGGGGGTACGGGGATGTGGATCCGGGCCCGTCGGAGCCGTACCCGCAGGGCCTGA
- a CDS encoding beta-xylosidase yields MRPTVRRISLRRSDFRKRPARGRRWAAALGVGALLVAGGGGLAGPAQAMATASVPVDFPTHCIPPAIAGIPPIDGTTKAEITVDNAAPEVGDTVTVTYTVVKPAASNPVDLALPADIMTPTGKVTVGGAQSASITVAGPKKNTPVPGKGDFPSFSMTGTFTVTAPGQITLSPGDYNIHTSYIMELDTPCTVTNPPAPVSETIIATDGGGQVNERAIQLGTASGKAGDAVTVTGSKFTAGADITLAGRAGDTQTADTATVKADGSGGFSGRLTVNDPATTGIVAYEGGNWDAAKGAGPQAYTVTGGGGESPDGSQRLNSSVKAGTLSMVQAGDTVEMSAVDFGKGGASRGSLQTVTVEDYRGGPAGWSLTGKVTDFKGPGGVTIGASALGWTPVCATKAGSPSTCAAGSEGPVGSAGATLASTPNGNFTGGEFTVDARLALNVPAYTAPGAYSGVLTLTLT; encoded by the coding sequence ATGCGTCCGACCGTTCGAAGAATCAGCCTGCGGAGATCCGACTTCCGAAAACGTCCCGCGCGCGGCCGCCGCTGGGCCGCCGCGCTGGGCGTGGGCGCGCTCCTCGTCGCCGGGGGAGGGGGACTCGCAGGCCCCGCGCAGGCCATGGCGACAGCCTCCGTACCGGTGGACTTCCCCACCCACTGCATTCCGCCGGCCATCGCGGGCATCCCGCCGATCGACGGGACCACGAAGGCCGAGATCACCGTCGACAACGCCGCCCCGGAGGTGGGCGACACGGTCACGGTCACCTACACCGTCGTCAAACCGGCCGCGAGCAACCCGGTCGATCTGGCGCTGCCCGCCGACATCATGACGCCGACCGGCAAGGTCACTGTCGGCGGTGCACAGTCCGCGAGCATCACCGTCGCGGGCCCGAAGAAGAACACCCCGGTACCCGGCAAGGGCGACTTCCCGTCGTTCTCGATGACCGGCACCTTCACGGTCACCGCACCCGGTCAGATCACGCTGTCACCCGGCGACTACAACATCCACACCAGCTACATCATGGAGCTGGACACCCCCTGCACGGTGACGAACCCGCCCGCTCCCGTCTCCGAGACGATCATCGCGACGGACGGCGGCGGCCAGGTCAACGAGCGTGCCATCCAGCTCGGGACCGCATCCGGCAAGGCGGGCGACGCGGTCACCGTGACCGGGTCGAAGTTCACCGCGGGTGCGGACATCACGCTCGCGGGCCGGGCCGGTGACACCCAGACCGCCGACACGGCCACCGTCAAGGCGGACGGCTCCGGCGGCTTCAGCGGCCGACTCACCGTCAACGATCCGGCGACCACCGGCATCGTCGCCTACGAGGGCGGCAACTGGGACGCGGCCAAGGGCGCGGGCCCGCAGGCCTACACCGTCACCGGTGGTGGCGGCGAGAGCCCGGACGGCAGCCAGCGGCTCAACTCGTCCGTCAAGGCGGGCACGCTGTCCATGGTCCAGGCCGGGGACACCGTCGAGATGTCGGCGGTCGACTTCGGGAAGGGCGGCGCCTCCCGCGGCTCTCTGCAGACGGTGACGGTCGAGGACTACCGCGGCGGCCCCGCCGGCTGGTCCCTGACCGGAAAGGTCACCGACTTCAAGGGTCCCGGCGGCGTGACGATCGGCGCATCCGCACTCGGCTGGACCCCGGTCTGCGCGACGAAGGCCGGCAGTCCCAGCACCTGTGCGGCCGGTTCCGAGGGACCGGTCGGCAGCGCGGGCGCCACCCTGGCGTCCACGCCGAACGGGAACTTCACCGGCGGCGAGTTCACCGTCGACGCCCGGCTCGCGCTGAACGTACCGGCGTACACCGCCCCCGGCGCGTACTCCGGCGTGCTCACCCTCACCCTCACGTGA